One window of Thermocoleostomius sinensis A174 genomic DNA carries:
- a CDS encoding class I SAM-dependent methyltransferase, translating to MMLEPIQRTKLDETDDTLFYDMPRFVTHVDELFIQQLTDLYRERLKPNTRIFDLMSSWVSHLPDEMEFEHVEGHGLNEEELARNPRLDHYFVQNLNQMQLLPLPDRSFDAVLNTVSVQYLQRAEAVFAEIYRILKPGGIAIVSFSNRMFYQKAIQAWRDGSEGDRVELVKRYFAAVPGFSEPEVIARPSTLPRVLQLMGLAGGDPFYAVIAERLP from the coding sequence ATCATGCTAGAACCTATTCAACGCACCAAACTTGATGAAACCGACGATACACTGTTCTACGATATGCCGCGATTTGTCACGCATGTCGATGAACTGTTCATTCAGCAACTAACTGATCTATACCGAGAACGCCTCAAGCCCAACACTCGCATCTTTGACCTGATGAGCAGTTGGGTATCTCACCTGCCAGACGAGATGGAGTTTGAGCACGTGGAAGGACACGGACTCAACGAAGAAGAACTGGCCCGCAATCCTCGTTTGGATCATTACTTTGTACAAAATCTGAACCAAATGCAGTTGTTGCCGTTGCCCGATCGATCGTTTGATGCGGTGCTCAATACCGTTTCAGTGCAGTATCTTCAGCGGGCTGAAGCGGTGTTTGCCGAAATCTATCGCATCCTGAAACCGGGTGGGATTGCAATCGTGAGTTTTTCCAATCGGATGTTTTATCAAAAAGCGATTCAGGCGTGGCGTGATGGCTCTGAGGGCGATCGGGTGGAATTGGTGAAGCGCTATTTTGCGGCGGTGCCTGGCTTCAGCGAACCGGAAGTGATTGCGCGACCTTCGACTCTGCCACGTGTGCTGCAATTGATGGGACTGGCGGGGGGCGATCCGTTTTATGCGGTCATTGCTGAGCGATTGCCGTAA
- the sbcD gene encoding exonuclease subunit SbcD gives MIKILHLSDIHMGSGFSHGRINPETGLNTRLEDFAHTLGQCIDRALFEPVDLVLFGGDAFPDATPPPIVQEVFAMQFRRLVDAQIPTVLLVGNHDQHSQGLGGASLCIYRTLGVPGFVVGDRLQTHRIQTRNGDIQIITLPWLTRSTLLTRPDTEGLSLGEVNQLLVDRLRVALEGEIRRLDPAIPTVLLAHLMTDTARFGAERFLAVGKGFTVPLSLLTRPCFDYVALGHVHRHQILAEHPYVVYPGSIERVDFSEEAEEKGFVLVEVDRGHTKLEFCPLSVRPFRTIRVDVSEAEDPQAALVKAIAAEPIQEAVVRLIYHVRSEQLDQIDSNGLHQALSMAHTYTIHAELVSQLARPRLPEMGTGTTIDPMEALKTYITNQPHLSDIAIEMMEAAQALLTHQADSECFAQPEWDEWQQSLDFAEVAPTSETEPSQLRLL, from the coding sequence ATGATTAAAATTCTTCATCTTTCCGATATTCACATGGGTAGCGGCTTTTCTCATGGGCGGATCAATCCAGAGACAGGACTCAATACTCGGCTAGAAGACTTTGCCCATACCCTCGGCCAGTGCATCGATCGGGCCCTGTTTGAACCTGTGGATTTAGTGTTATTCGGAGGAGATGCTTTCCCTGATGCCACGCCACCGCCGATCGTCCAAGAGGTCTTCGCCATGCAGTTTCGTCGCTTGGTGGATGCCCAGATTCCTACGGTGCTGCTGGTGGGCAATCACGATCAGCACTCGCAGGGGTTAGGAGGGGCCAGTTTGTGTATTTATCGCACTTTGGGCGTGCCGGGTTTTGTCGTGGGCGATCGACTGCAAACACATCGCATTCAAACCCGCAACGGCGACATTCAAATTATTACCCTGCCATGGTTAACTCGATCGACGCTGTTGACCCGTCCTGACACTGAAGGGCTATCGTTGGGCGAAGTCAATCAGTTGTTAGTCGATCGGTTGCGGGTGGCGTTAGAAGGGGAAATTCGTCGCCTCGATCCAGCCATTCCCACGGTGTTGCTGGCCCACCTAATGACTGATACTGCCCGCTTTGGAGCCGAACGATTTCTGGCCGTTGGTAAAGGCTTCACCGTTCCCCTGTCGCTGCTCACTCGTCCCTGTTTTGACTATGTGGCGTTGGGGCATGTGCATCGCCATCAGATTTTGGCAGAGCATCCCTACGTGGTATACCCTGGCAGTATCGAGCGAGTTGATTTCAGCGAAGAAGCCGAAGAAAAAGGGTTTGTATTGGTCGAAGTCGATCGCGGCCACACCAAGCTGGAATTCTGTCCGTTATCGGTGCGCCCCTTTCGTACCATTCGCGTCGATGTGTCTGAAGCAGAAGATCCACAAGCAGCGCTAGTGAAAGCGATCGCGGCAGAACCCATTCAAGAAGCAGTGGTGCGGCTAATCTATCACGTGCGATCGGAGCAGCTAGATCAGATTGATAGCAACGGGCTGCATCAAGCTCTCAGTATGGCTCATACTTACACCATTCATGCGGAATTGGTTAGTCAACTGGCACGGCCTCGCTTGCCGGAAATGGGCACAGGCACCACGATCGACCCGATGGAAGCCCTGAAAACCTACATTACTAATCAGCCCCACCTGTCGGATATTGCGATCGAAATGATGGAAGCGGCTCAAGCGCTGTTAACCCATCAGGCAGACAGCGAATGCTTCGCCCAACCAGAATGGGACGAGTGGCAGCAGAGCCTTGATTTTGCCGAGGTCGCGCCAACATCGGAGACCGAACCGTCTCAACTGCGGCTACTGTAG
- a CDS encoding carbonic anhydrase yields the protein MNYINHFIHRRDFLKIGSIGAFGFATTVSGWLWQQKSAQAADLSAIGLPSLSPDEALQKLMAGNQRFAQHHPQHPDQTEVRVREVAQAQHPFATVLSCADSRVSAEIVFDQGIGDIFDVRIAGNIATSAAIGSIEYAVALLETPLLMVLGHERCGAVTAAVQNQPLPGEIGTFVKAILPAVDRVKDQPGDAIDNAVTANVRYQMEQLQRSSLVSERIQSGQLKLVGGRYDLDSGIVTLVA from the coding sequence ATGAACTATATCAATCATTTCATTCACCGTCGTGATTTTTTAAAGATTGGATCGATCGGCGCATTTGGGTTCGCGACGACTGTGAGTGGTTGGCTGTGGCAACAAAAATCAGCACAGGCGGCTGATTTATCGGCGATCGGCCTGCCGTCCCTTAGCCCGGATGAAGCCTTGCAAAAGCTGATGGCAGGCAATCAACGGTTTGCCCAACATCATCCCCAACATCCGGATCAAACGGAGGTGCGGGTGCGAGAAGTGGCACAGGCGCAACATCCCTTTGCAACTGTCTTGAGTTGTGCTGACTCGCGGGTCTCGGCTGAGATTGTCTTTGATCAGGGCATTGGTGATATTTTTGATGTGCGGATTGCGGGTAATATTGCCACTTCGGCGGCGATCGGCAGTATTGAATATGCGGTGGCACTGCTAGAAACTCCGCTGTTGATGGTGCTAGGGCACGAGCGTTGTGGGGCTGTGACGGCAGCGGTGCAGAACCAACCTCTCCCTGGTGAAATTGGCACGTTTGTGAAGGCGATTTTGCCAGCGGTAGATCGCGTTAAAGATCAGCCAGGCGATGCGATAGATAATGCAGTAACAGCCAATGTGCGCTATCAGATGGAACAATTACAGCGATCGTCCCTCGTTAGTGAGCGGATACAGTCAGGTCAGTTGAAACTGGTGGGCGGGCGCTATGATCTCGATAGCGGAATAGTGACGCTCGTGGCTTGA
- a CDS encoding P-II family nitrogen regulator: MHLVKKIEIIANSFELGKILDSLDKSGVHGHAVIRNVAGKGLRAGEDLDMTMLDNVYIIAFCMPEQIKAVVENVRPLLNKFGGTCYISDVMEIRSVKCVASL, from the coding sequence ATGCATCTTGTGAAAAAAATTGAAATCATTGCCAACTCCTTCGAGCTTGGCAAGATTTTAGATAGCTTGGATAAATCAGGGGTTCATGGACATGCTGTCATTCGCAATGTGGCTGGTAAAGGCTTACGGGCTGGCGAAGATTTAGATATGACTATGCTCGACAATGTTTATATCATTGCTTTCTGTATGCCTGAGCAGATTAAGGCGGTGGTGGAAAACGTTCGCCCTTTGCTCAACAAATTTGGTGGTACTTGTTATATCTCGGATGTGATGGAGATTCGATCGGTAAAGTGTGTGGCGTCGCTCTGA
- a CDS encoding sodium-dependent bicarbonate transport family permease, which yields MDGSLIVSNILNPPVLFFFLGMTAVLVKSDLEIPAPIPKLFSLYLLLAIGFKGGVELVKSGVTQEVLLTLLAAMLMACIVPLYTFFILKIKLDTYDAAAIAATYGSISAVTFITASAFLTELNIDFDGYMVAALALMESPAIIVGLILVNLFTVDEKREFAWSEVLQEAFLNSSVFLLVGSLLIGMLTGEHGWQVLEPFTQGMFYGVLTFFLLDMGLVAARRLKDLQKTGVFLISFAILIPILNAGIGLLIARFINMPQGDALLFSVLCASASYIAVPAAMRLTVPEANPSLYVSTALAVTFPFNIIVGIPLYLYGINLLWR from the coding sequence ATGGATGGCAGCTTGATCGTATCCAATATCCTGAACCCACCCGTTCTATTTTTCTTTTTAGGGATGACGGCTGTTCTAGTCAAATCTGATTTAGAAATCCCTGCACCCATTCCAAAACTCTTTTCCCTGTATCTATTGCTGGCGATCGGATTCAAAGGCGGCGTAGAACTGGTGAAAAGCGGCGTGACGCAAGAAGTGCTTCTCACCCTGCTAGCAGCAATGCTGATGGCTTGCATTGTGCCGCTCTACACCTTTTTTATTCTGAAAATCAAGTTAGATACCTATGATGCAGCGGCGATCGCCGCCACATACGGGTCAATTAGTGCTGTCACCTTCATTACAGCCAGTGCTTTTCTGACAGAACTGAATATTGATTTCGATGGCTACATGGTTGCTGCTTTAGCATTAATGGAGTCACCTGCTATTATCGTCGGGTTGATTTTAGTCAATCTCTTCACAGTTGATGAAAAGCGTGAATTTGCTTGGTCGGAAGTGCTGCAAGAAGCCTTCCTCAACAGTTCTGTATTTCTGTTGGTTGGCAGCCTCCTAATCGGTATGTTAACAGGCGAGCATGGCTGGCAAGTGTTAGAACCTTTCACACAAGGTATGTTCTATGGGGTGCTCACCTTCTTTTTGCTGGACATGGGTTTGGTTGCTGCCCGCAGACTTAAAGACTTACAAAAAACCGGTGTTTTTCTAATCTCGTTTGCCATACTAATTCCTATACTCAATGCAGGCATTGGGTTGCTCATCGCTCGATTCATCAACATGCCCCAAGGAGACGCACTCTTGTTCTCTGTTTTATGTGCCAGTGCTTCTTATATTGCTGTTCCAGCCGCGATGCGGTTAACAGTGCCTGAAGCGAATCCTAGCCTGTACGTTTCCACGGCTCTAGCGGTAACGTTCCCATTCAACATCATTGTGGGAATTCCGCTGTACTTATACGGAATCAACCTGTTGTGGAGGTAA